The Papaver somniferum cultivar HN1 chromosome 3, ASM357369v1, whole genome shotgun sequence genome includes a region encoding these proteins:
- the LOC113356097 gene encoding zinc finger CCCH domain-containing protein 13-like, with the protein MSGAPKRPHEEGSHPLTSKQTLEDTSKGSGKASHPVSNEYHPLPPEQQAPDGRLAKVPRIESRDADKRSPLLSTYHPVPSEGRLELNLKDAKNNRDRNVTHSSETRLDAEPTPQRMDVLGPRVENDMRKENKVDENKNETKHDREPNIDLKSGARTEKSIFNSGISNVSTQKESKEHHRGNRYSDTPDGSSTARILPQNNVQGGNETGNDHSTTEARISSQFPRGEKDVHIDKESRGSDDKEMKRDKEPHLELKSERDGHAAGNTQLSRKEPKEHHRGGRHPETSMGPWSSPQTNFQGATESGNKSSVIEDPSRLGTHESLGDNKAGTRGDDRMKEKDRKKKEDKPKDWGDKEKDRNDRRNITQPGYNNIERSDSTKEERKSDKWEKERKDLHKEERLKERENDHVKREAVSGTEKEVLNDEKELVDGSTKMTDQENQALEQNRLKDCENMKNQDKDAKEKRQEKDADIEGDRQGKRRCFDKESDDGCTEGDGGSEREREVFGYSNQQRRRMLRPRGSPQVGNREPRFRSRSRDIEGSQGKPEVTSVVYKIGDCMQELIKLWKEFESSQENSKDDSSLNGPTLEIRIPTDCVTATNRQVKSGQLWGTDIYTDDSDLVAVLMHTGYCRLTASPPPPAIQELCATIRVLPPQSCYLSTLRNNVRSRAWGAATGCSYRVERCSIVKKGGGSIDLDPCLTHTSTVEPTLAPVAVERSITTRSAASNAMRQQRFVREVTIQYNHCNEPWIKYSISIVADKGLKKPLYTSARLKKGEVLYLETPKDRYELCFNGEKTVSAISHIPESDKEKHQSHHNSHTSNGERNVAERETIVIDGFRWSRCKKILPQRVMRSIGIPLPIEHLEVLEESLDWEDVQWSQTGVWIAGKEYTLARVHFLSL; encoded by the exons ATGAGTGGTGCTCCGAAAAGACCACATGAAGAGGGAAGCCATCCGTTGACTTCCAAACAGACACTTGAAGATACCAGTAAGGGTTCAGGAAAAGCTTCTCATCCAGTTTCTAACGAATACCACCCTCTTCCTCCTGAACAGCAGGCGCCAGATGGTCGGTTGGCAAAAGTTCCTCGGATTGAATCTCGTGATGCTGACAAAAGATCACCTTTGCTTTCAACATATCACCCGGTCCCTTCAGAAGGCAGGTTGGAGTTGAACTTGAAAGATGCGAAGAACAACAGAGATCGCAATGTCACACATTCTTCAGAAACCAGGTTGGATGCTGAACCCACTCCTCAAAGGATGGATGTACTTGGTCCTAGAGTTGAGAATGATATGAGGAAAGAAAATAAGGTGGATGAgaacaaaaatgaaacaaaacacGACAGGGAGCCTAATATAGATTTGAAGAGCGGTGCTAGGACAGAAAAGAGTATTTTCAACTCAGGTATTAGTAATGTTTCTACCCAGAAAGAATCAAAAGAACACCACAGAGGAAATAGATATTCTGATACACCAGATGGAAGTTCAACTGCAAGGATTTTGCCCCAAAATAATGTTCAAGGAGGAAATGAGACTGGGAATGACCATTCAacaactgaagcaaggattagtTCTCAATTTCCTCGCGGTGAGAAAGATGTACATATTGATAAAGAAAGTAGAGGTAGCGATGATaaagaaatgaaacgtgataAGGAGCCTCATTTAGAGTTGAAGAGTGAGAGGGATGGACATGCTGCAGGAAATACCCAATTGAGCCGAAAAGAGCCTAAGGAACATCACAGAGGAGGTAGACATCCAGAAACCTCAATGGGTCCTTGGTCATCACCGCAAACTAATTTCCAAGGTGCAACTGAGAGTGGAAATAAATCTTCAGTAATTGAAGATCCAAGTCGCTTAGGTACACACGAATCTTTGGGCGACAATAAGGCCGGTACAAGAGGGGATGATAGAATGAAAGAGAAGGacaggaaaaagaaagaagacaAACCGAAGGATTGGGGAGACAAGGAAAAGGACAGAAATGACCGTCGAAATATCACACAACCAGGTTATAACAATATTGAACGCAGCGACTCAACAAAGGAAGAAAGAAAGTCGGATAAGTGGGAGAAGGAGAGAAAGGACCTTCATAAAGAAGAGCGACTGAAGGAGAGGGAAAATGACCATGTAAAGAGGGAGGCAGTTAGTGGGACTGAGAAGGAGGTTCTTAATGATGAGAAAGAATTGGTGGATGGATCTACAAAAATGACAGACCAGGAAAATCAAGCTTTAGAGCAAAACAGGCTCAAAGATTGTGAAAACATGAAAAACCAGGACAAAGATGCTAAGGAAAAGAGGCAAGAAAAGGATGCTGATATTGAAGGAGATAGACAAGGAAAACGCAGGTGTTTTGATAAGGAGTCAGATGACGGCTGCACAGAGGGTGATGGAGGttcagaaagagaaagagaagttTTTGGATATAGCAATCAGCAGCGTAGGAGGATGCTTCGACCTAGGGGATCTCCTCAAGTGGGTAACAGGGAGCCTCGGTTTCGATCTCGCTCCCGGGATATCGAAGG ATCTCAAG gAAAACCAGAAGTAACTAGTGTGGTTTATAAAATTGGTGATTGCATGCAAGAGTTGATAAAATTGTGGAAGGAATTTGAATCCTCTCAAGAGAACAGTAAAGATGACTCCTCTCTTAACGGCCCAACTCTGGAAATTCGGATACCTACAGACTGTGTTACTGCTACAAATCGTCAA GTCAAAAGTGGCCAGTTATGGGGGACGGATATCTACACTGATGATTCTGACCTTGTTGCTG TTCTCATGCACACTGGTTACTGCCGCCTAACAGCGTCTCCTCCTCCACCTGCTATCCAGGAACTATGTGCAACTATACGAGTGTTGCCTCCACAATCTT GTTACTTGTCGACGTTGAGAAATAATGTCCGTTCCCGTGCTTGGGGAGCTGCTACTGGTTGTAGTTACCGTGTTGAAAGATGCTCCATTGTAAAG AAGGGTGGGGGAAGCATTGATCTTGACCCTTGTCTGACACATACATCAACTGTGGAGCCTACTCTTGCTCCAGTGGCAGTTGAACGCTCGATAACTACCAGATCAGCAGCTtcg AATGCAATGCGGCAACAAAGATTCGTTCGAGAAGTCACAATTCAATACAATCACTGCAATGAACCTTG GATTAAATATAGCATAAGCATAGTTGCTGACAAGGGACTGAAGAAGCCTCTTTATACATCTGCTCGTTTGAAGAAGGGAGAAGTTTTATATTTGGAAACACCTAAAGACAG GTACGAGCTCTGTTTCAACGGAGAGAAAACAGTTAGCGCAATCTCTCACATACCAGAAAGTGACAAGGAAAAACATCAAAGCCATCATAATTCTCACACTTCAAATGGTGAGAGAAATGTGGCGGAACGTGAAACCATAGTTATTGATGGGTTCCGATGGTCTCGTTGTAAGAAGATCCTGCCCCAGAGGGTTATGCGTTCAATTGGGATCCCGTTGCCGATTGAACACTTGGAG